The proteins below come from a single Rosa rugosa chromosome 2, drRosRugo1.1, whole genome shotgun sequence genomic window:
- the LOC133730517 gene encoding uncharacterized protein LOC133730517 produces the protein MTSEGNFVQPAIPRFDGHYDHWSMLMENFLRSKKYWSLVETGYEEPNNSGDHIEEGYVEGDLGFYEEEVRGECQSEEVMTVANKMRVYGVEMKDVTIVENILRSLTDKFNYIVCSIKESKDIDKLSIDELQSSLIVHKQKFHRQSGEEQALKYECPTWGKEANYAKMDEQEEMLLMAYIEINRAKREDAWFLDSGCSNHMCGDRSLFSELDESFRQMVKLGNNTRMSVAGKGSVKLQLNGFNLVISGVFFVPELKNNLLSIGQLQERGLAILIQAG, from the exons ATGACGAGTGAAGGGAATTTCGTTCAACCAGCGATCCCCCGATTTGATGGTCATTATGACCACTGGAGTATGCTAATGGAGAATTTCCTTAGATCAAAGAAATATTGGAGTTTAGTTGAAACTGGTTATGAGGAACCG AACAATTCTGGAGACCATATTGAAGAAGGATACGTCGAAGGAGATTTGGGATTCTACGAGGAGGAAGTACGCGGGGAATGCCAGAGTGAAGAG GTTATGACTGTGGCTAATAAGATGCGTGTGTATGGAGTAGAGATGAAAGATGTGACTATTGTAGAGAACATTCTTAGATCTTTAACTGACAAATTTAACTATATAGTCTGTTCAATTAAAGAGTCTAAAGATATTGACAAACTGTCCATTGATGAGCTACAAAGCTCCTTGATAGTTCATAAGCAAAAATTTCATAGGCAAAGTGGTGAAGAACAGGCTCTCAAG TACGAGTGTCCTACATGGGGCAAAGAAGCAAATTATGCAAAGATGGATGAGCAAGAAGAGATGCTTCTGATGGCTTACATTGAAATCAATAGGGCAAAGAGAGAAGATGCATGGTTTTTAGACTCGGGTTGTAGTAACCACATGTGTGGTGATAGATCCTTATTTTCTGAGTTGGATGAAAGCTTTCGACAAATGGTCAAGTTGGGAAATAACACAAGGATGAGTGTTGCTGGCAAAGGAAGTGTCAAGCTGCAGTTGAATGGATTCAATCTTGTCATTTCAGGAGTGTTTTTTGTACCGGAGCTGAAGAACAACCTGCTGAGCATAGGACAACTGCAAGAGAGAGGTCTTGCAATTCTCATACAAGCCGGATAG
- the LOC133730516 gene encoding uncharacterized mitochondrial protein AtMg00810-like: MDTMRMILALATQRSWIVYQLDVNSAFLQAELTEDVFMEQPRGYVKKEDPHKVYKLKKALYGLKHDDLIYIGDNVMMIEEFKNSMMREFKMSDLGKMKYFLKIEVLQLSDGIFIGQKKYAMDVLKRFGIEGSNAVLNPIVGMHIPPRNKYRKHKTRIANTELDQTPHETAETPIVPRFKISRDKNGVEVDATFYKHVVGSLMYLTATRPDLMYAVSLISRYMSQPTELHLMAAKRVLRYVKGTVNFGIFYKKEGNKDLAAFTDSDYAGCLEDRKSTSGYAFILNSRAVAWSLRKQPIVTLSTTENESIAAAACACQVVWMKIILKKLSYEGGECTTILWMKIILKKLSYEGGECTTIFYDNSSTIKLSRNPVMHGRSKHIDVRFNFLRDLTKEGVVQLVLCGTQEQVADVFTKPLKLDLFLKLRGLLGVCETPEAN; encoded by the exons ATGGATACTATGAGGATGATTCTTGCACTTGCAACACAAAGAAGCTGGATTGTATACCAGCTTGATGTCAACTCAGCTTTCTTGCAGGCAGAGTTGACTGAGGATGTGTTCATGGAACAACCTAGAGGATATGTGAAGAAGGAGGACCCTCATAAAGTCTACAAACTAAAGAAAGCTTTATATGGACTGAAACATG ATGATTTAATCTATATTGGGGATAATGTGATGATGATTGAGGAGTTTAAGAATTCAATGATGAGGGAGTTCAAAATGTCCGATTTGGGAAAAATGAAATACTTTCTCAAGATTGAAGTGTTGCAGTTGAGTGATGGGATTTTTATTGGCCAAAAGAAGTATGCAATGGATGTGTTAAAGAGGTTTGGGATTGAAGGAAGTAATGCAGTCTTAAATCCTATTGTTGGTATGCATATACCTCCTAGGaacaagtatcggaagcacaagactcgtatcgCCAATACGGAA CTGGATCAGACCCCTCATGAGACAGCTGAAACACCTATTGTTCCGAGGTTTAAGATTTCAAGAGATAAGAATGGGGTTGAAGTTGATGCCACCTTTTATAAGCATGTTGTGGGAAGCTTAATGTATTTAACAGCTACTCGTCCAGATTTGATGTATgcagtgagcttaattagcagATATATGTCACAACCTACAGAGCTTCATCTCATGGCAGCTAAGAGAGTGTTGAGATATGTGAAGGGGACGGTGAACTTTGGGATCTTTTACAAGAAGGAAGGTAACAAGGATTTAGCTGCATTCACCGATAGTGATTATGCAGGCTGCTTGGAGGATAGGAAAAGTACGTCTGGTTATGCATTCATATTGAATTCAAGGGCAGTGGCCTGGTCTTTAAGGAAGCAGCCAATTGTCACTCTTTCGACAACTGAGAACGAGTCTATTGCTGCTGCAGCGTGTGCATGCCAAGTGGTGTGGATGAAGATAATTCTAAAAAAGCTCAGTTATGAAGGAGGTGAGTGTACTACCATTTTGTGGATGAAGATAATTCTAAAAAAGCTCAGTTATGAAGGAGGTGAGTGTACTACCATTTTCTATGATAATAGTTCAACGATTAAATTGTCAAGAAATCCGGTAATGCACGGTAGAAGTAAGCACATTGATGTGCGCTTCAACTTCTTGCGTGATTTAACTAAGGAAGGAGTTGTGCAATTAGTTCTTTGTGGCACACAAGAGCAGGTTGCTGATGTATTTACTAAGCCTCTCAAGCTTGACTTATTCCTAAAGCTGCGTGGTTTGTTGGGAGTTTGCGAGACACCTGAAGCAAACTAA